One Vibrio sp. 16 genomic window carries:
- a CDS encoding ABC transporter substrate-binding protein: MLANIKKTALATAIIATATTGFASVATAAERSELTVHPKEFTTFVRNFNPFLGATNLHTTTDFIYEPLVVFNEMHGNTPVFRLAENFKMSDDLMSVTFDIRKGVKWSDGQTFDANDVVFSFNLVKEKPELDQSGINSWVTGVEKVNDYQVKFRLTEANSNVPYEIAKVPVVPEHVWKDIKDPASFTNENPVGSGPFTEIDTFTAQLYIQCANPNYWDADNLDVDCLRVPQIANNDQFLGKVVNGEMDWTSSFIPDIDRTYAAASPNHQYWYPPAGTQAFVVNFKNPDAAKNEALTNVDFRRAFSMALDRQTIIDIAFYGGGTVNDFASGLGYAFETWSDEKTHNKYKGFNTYNAEGAKELLKKAGFKDVNKDGFVDTPSGKSFELLIQSPNGWTDFNNTVQLAVEQLAEVGIKAKARTPDFSVYNQAMLEGTYDVAYTNYFHGADPHTYWNSAYNSALQSGDGMPRFAMHFYKNDKLDGLLNSFYKTADKQEQLDIAHGIQQIIASDQVTIPVMSGAYMYQYNTTRFTGWWNEENPKGRPNIWAGIPERLLHVLDLKPVK; encoded by the coding sequence ATGCTTGCCAACATTAAAAAAACAGCACTAGCAACAGCAATTATTGCAACAGCAACAACTGGATTCGCTTCAGTAGCGACTGCAGCTGAGCGCAGCGAACTGACTGTACACCCTAAAGAGTTTACAACCTTCGTTCGTAACTTTAACCCATTCTTGGGTGCAACGAACCTACACACTACAACGGACTTCATCTACGAGCCGCTTGTTGTTTTCAACGAAATGCACGGTAACACGCCTGTATTCCGTCTTGCTGAAAACTTCAAGATGTCTGATGACCTAATGAGCGTAACTTTCGATATTCGTAAAGGCGTGAAATGGTCTGATGGTCAAACGTTTGATGCAAATGACGTAGTATTCTCTTTCAACCTTGTTAAGGAAAAACCGGAACTTGACCAAAGTGGTATCAACTCTTGGGTAACTGGCGTAGAAAAAGTAAACGACTACCAAGTTAAATTCCGTCTGACTGAAGCGAACTCTAATGTTCCTTACGAAATTGCAAAAGTACCTGTAGTACCTGAGCACGTATGGAAAGACATCAAAGATCCTGCATCATTCACTAACGAAAACCCTGTAGGTTCTGGTCCTTTCACAGAGATCGACACATTTACAGCACAACTTTACATCCAGTGTGCAAACCCGAACTACTGGGATGCAGACAACCTAGATGTTGACTGTCTACGCGTTCCACAAATCGCGAACAACGACCAATTCCTAGGTAAAGTTGTTAACGGTGAAATGGACTGGACTTCATCATTCATTCCTGACATCGACCGTACTTACGCAGCAGCTAGCCCTAACCACCAGTACTGGTACCCGCCAGCAGGTACTCAAGCGTTCGTTGTTAACTTTAAGAACCCAGATGCAGCGAAGAACGAAGCGCTAACTAACGTAGACTTCCGTCGCGCGTTCTCTATGGCTCTTGACCGTCAAACTATCATCGACATCGCGTTCTACGGTGGCGGTACAGTGAATGACTTCGCTTCAGGTCTAGGTTACGCATTCGAAACTTGGTCTGATGAAAAAACTCACAACAAGTACAAAGGCTTCAACACATACAACGCTGAGGGTGCTAAAGAGCTACTTAAGAAAGCTGGCTTCAAAGACGTCAACAAAGACGGCTTCGTTGACACTCCATCAGGTAAGTCATTCGAGCTTCTAATCCAATCGCCAAACGGCTGGACAGACTTCAACAACACGGTTCAACTTGCAGTTGAGCAACTTGCAGAAGTAGGCATCAAAGCAAAAGCTCGTACTCCAGACTTCTCTGTGTACAACCAAGCAATGCTTGAAGGTACGTACGACGTAGCTTACACAAACTACTTCCACGGTGCAGATCCACACACTTACTGGAACAGTGCATACAACTCAGCACTTCAGTCTGGTGATGGTATGCCTCGTTTCGCGATGCACTTCTACAAGAACGATAAGCTAGATGGTCTTCTAAACAGCTTCTACAAGACAGCTGACAAGCAAGAGCAGCTAGATATCGCTCACGGCATCCAGCAAATCATTGCTTCTGACCAAGTGACAATCCCTGTAATGTCTGGTGCTTACATGTACCAATACAATACAACTCGATTCACTGGTTGGTGGAACGAAGAAAATCCAAAAGGCCGTCCAAACATTTGGGCTGGTATCCCAGAGCGTCTACTACACGTACTGGACCTAAAA